The following are encoded in a window of Mustela nigripes isolate SB6536 chromosome 3, MUSNIG.SB6536, whole genome shotgun sequence genomic DNA:
- the TIGD5 gene encoding tigger transposable element-derived protein 5, with translation MAFRKAYSIKDKLQAIERVKGGERQASVCRDFGVPGGTLRGWLKDEPKLRWFLEQLGGEVGTQRKKMRLANEEEIDRAVYSWFLALRQHGVPLSGPLIQAQAEAFARQIYGPECTFKASHGWFWRWQKRHGISSQRIYGEAEPLAAGPAAGPPVKQEPAQPPGSGAGPLPDRAPAPPPPAEGGYGDEQIYNANVTGLYWKLLPEQAAPLSAGDPGAGGCGRRWRGDRVTVLLAANLTGSHKLKPLVIGQLPDPPSLRHHNQDKFPASYRYSPDAWLSRPLLRGWFFEEFVPGVRRYLRRSCLQQKAVLLVAHPPCPSPAARMPALEDSEDTLRRCRPEPLSPPEELQTPDGAVRVLFLSKGNSRAHIPAPLEQGVVAAFKQLYKRELLRLAVSCAGGSPLDFMRSFMLKDMLYLAGLSWDLVQAGSIERCWLLGLRAAFEPRPAEECAGQPACQAEEAAEHSRVLSDLTHLAALAYKRLAPEEVAKWLHLDDDGGLPDSCREDAGPGRPPVLVPAAPPTLASLPSVMGGGEEEEEAAVPTAGEAVRGLETALRWLENQDPQEVGPPKLVQLRSLISMARRLGGIGPSPAVPEDGV, from the coding sequence ATGGCCTTCCGCAAGGCCTACTCCATCAAGGACAAGCTGCAGGCCATCGAGCGCGTCAAGGGCGGCGAGCGGCAGGCCAGCGTGTGCCGCGACTTCGGGGTGCCGGGCGGCACGCTGCGCGGCTGGCTCAAGGACGAGCCGAAGCTGCGCTGGTTCCTGGAGCAGCTGGGCGGCGAGGTGGGCACGCAGCGCAAGAAGATGCGGCTGGCCAACGAGGAGGAGATCGACCGCGCCGTCTACTCGTGGTTCCTGGCGCTGCGCCAGCACGGCGTGCCGCTGTCGGGGCCGCTCATCCAGGCGCAGGCCGAGGCCTTCGCGCGCCAGATCTACGGGCCCGAGTGCACCTTCAAGGCCAGCCACGGCTGGTTCTGGCGCTGGCAGAAGCGCCACGGCATCTCCAGCCAGCGCATCTACGGCGAGGCCGAGCCCCTGGCCGCGGGCCCCGCGGCCGGCCCGCCCGTCAAGCAGGAGCCCGCGCAGCCCCCCGGCTCGGGCGCCGGCCCCCTGCCCGACCGGGCCCcagccccgccgccccccgcggAGGGTGGCTACGGCGACGAGCAGATCTACAACGCGAACGTCACTGGCCTCTACTGGAAGCTGCTTCCGGAGCAGGCCGCGCCCCTGAGCGCGGGGGACCCCGGCGCGGGGGGCTGCGGCCGGCGCTGGCGGGGTGACCGGGTGACCGTGCTTCTGGCCGCCAACCTGACCGGCAGCCACAAGCTGAAGCCCCTGGTCATCGGTCAGCTGCCAGATCCGCCTAGCCTGCGCCACCACAACCAGGACAAGTTCCCCGCCTCCTACCGCTACAGCCCGGACGCCTGGCTCAGCCGTCCACTGCTGCGGGGCTGGTTCTTCGAGGAGTTCGTCCCCGGCGTGAGGCGGTACCTGCGCCGCAGCTGCCTGCAGCAGAAGGCTGTGCTGCTGGTGGCCCAcccgccctgccccagcccagcagccagGATGCCCGCCCTGGAGGACAGTGAGGACACCCTCCGGCGGTGTCGGCCTGAGCCCCTCAGTCCCCCAGAAGAGCTCCAGACCCCGGACGGGGCTGTGCGCGTGCTCTTCCTGTCCAAGGGCAACAGCCGGGCGCACATCCCGGCACCACTGGAGCAGGGTGTTGTGGCCGCTTTCAAGCAGCTGTACAAGCGGGAGCTGCTGAGGCTGGCCGTGTCCTGTGCGGGGGGCTCACCGCTGGACTTCATGCGCAGCTTCATGCTCAAGGACATGCTCTACCTGGCCGGCCTTTCCTGGGACCTGGTGCAGGCAGGCAGCATTGAGCGGTGCTGGCTGCTGGGCTTACGGGCGGCCTTCGAGCCCCGGCCCGCCGAGGAGTGTGCTGGGCAGCCCGCCTGCCAGGCCGAGGAGGCCGCGGAGCACAGCCGGGTGCTCAGCGACCTCACGCACCTGGCAGCCCTGGCCTACAAGCGTCTGGCGCCGGAGGAGGTGGCCAAGTGGCTGCACCTGGACGATGACGGGGGGCTGCCCGACAGCTGCAGAGAGGACGCAGGCCCTGGTCGGCCCCCTGTGCTggtccctgctgcccctcccaccctggccAGCCTACCCTCtgtcatggggggtggggaggaggaggaggaggctgccgTGCCCACAGCTGGGGAGGCTGTCCGGGGTCTGGAGACAGCTCTGCGGTGGCTGGAGAATCAGGACCCCCAGGAGGTGGGGCCCCCCAAGCTGGTGCAGCTGCGCTCCCTGATCAGCATGGCCCGGAGGCTGGGGGGCATCGGTCCCTCTCCTGCAGTCCCCGAGGACGGGGTGTGA